GAATAGATTTATTGGTGTTTTGGTGATGGGAGGACAAGGGAATTTTTATGATCAAAGATTAAATGATCCCGAAAAATTTCCACTTGCAGTAGAAAGAGGGTTATTTAATGTTAGTGCACCCGTAGATATGGTAGATTCGAAACTGGAAGGCTTACGAGAATATCAATTATCAATACTAGCTCCAACTCCAGATCCAGATAGTTATGATGAGACTTCGGCAATTCGTGGTAAAATACTGTTTGAAAGCAAAGCAAATTGTATTTCTTGCCACTCAGGGCGCGCTTTTGCAGACAATATATTACATACTCCAGAAGAAATTGGGATTGATGATTTTGAAGCAAAGAGATCTCCCACAGAAATGTACAGAACACCTCCATTAAGAGGAGTATTTGTTAAATCTAATGGTAATGGTTTTTTTCATGATGGGAGATTTACTACCCTCGATGATGTGGTTATACATTATAATGATCATTTTAGTCTAGGGTTAACAAATCAAGAACAAGATGACCTGGTCGAATATCTAAAAGCACTATAAAAGAAATAAAAAAGGCCAAATTCTATATTCATAACGGATTTTGGTCTTGCTTTTTTTGATATTTTTTTCAGAAGTGGGTAGCATTAAAAGTATATAGAATATGACATCTTTCTATAAAAACTGAAAAAGTAATATCGGTTATACTTATACTTCTGTTAAAACCATAAAATCAAAAGGCGATCATGGTACATTATCCTTCTAAAAATAGTAAATTTGCCCAGCAAAAAAAGAAAGGTTACTATGCAAGATAAGCTAGCGAGTATTTTGTTCTCCACACGATTAATGGCAGTTTTATTTATTGTTTTTGCGTTTTCTATGGGAGTAGGAACGTTTTTAGAAGACGCACACGGAACCACAGCCTCTAGAATTTGGGTGTATAATACATGGTGGTTTGAGGCTATTATGGTGTTTTTTGTTATTAATTTCTGCGGAAATATTGTACGCTACAAATTATATAAGAAAGACAAATGGGCAACGTTATTACTTCATTTATCTTTTATTTTAATTATCATAGGAGCTTTTGTTACTCGATATATAAGCTATGAAGGCGTTATGCCCATTAGAGAAGGTGAAACTACATCTACTTTTCTTTCTGAAAAAACATATTTATCCGTTTTTCTGGATGGAGAAATTAATGGAGAACCCCGAAGACGTATTATTACAGAAGCACTAGAGTTAGCTGAAGCAACTAATAATGATTTTACTATTCATACCGATTATAATAAGCAACCTGTTACAATAACATATCAAAACTATATCCAGGGAGCAGAAATGGGATTAGTTGAGACAGAAGATGGAGAGAACTATCTTAAAGTAGTAGAAGCAGGAGATGGTAATCGTCATGATCATTTTCTAAGAGAAGGAGAAGTTTCTAATATTCATAATATATTGGTTAGCTTTAATAAACCAACCAAAGGAGCAATAAATATTACCTATAAAAATGATGATTACTTTATAGAATCTCCTTTTGATGGGTCATTTTTAAGAATGGCAGATCAGATGCAAGGATTAGTATTTAAAGATAGTCTTCAACCTTTAATGCTTAGATCACTATATCAAACTGCCGGAATGCAATTTGTAATTCCTGATCCTGTAATTACCGGTAAGTACGATGTAGTTCCTATAGAAGTTAAAGATAAAGGACAAGAAGATGCCTTGGTATTAAATATCTCTACCAATGGAGAAAACAAAGAAATTAAGCTATTGGGAGGAAAAGGATATAATAATGATATGACCAAAATCTCGTTAGGAGGTTTGGATATGTATTTTAGCTATGGCTCTAAACAAATGGAATTGCCTTTTTCATTAAAATTGAATGACTTTATCGCCGAAAAATTTCCTGGGACAAAGAATGTTTATAAATCTTTTAAGAGTAAGGTTGATATTGTAGAAGGAAATTCTTCTCAACCATATGATATTTATATGAATCATGTACTAGATCATAAAGGATATAGATTTTTTCAGGCTTCTTTTGATCCAGATGAAAAGGGAACTGTGCTTTCTGTAAATCATGATCGTTGGGGTACCTGGATTACTTATGCTGGGTATATGCTACTATATTTAGGGTTAATGTTAATTCTTTTTACCAAAGGATCACGTTTTAAAGAAATAGAAGATAAATTGAGTAAAATAAAGAAAAAGAAAAAAGCATTGACCATATTTTTGGCATTAATAGTATCTACTTTTTCTTTTGCGCAAGACCAATCTCAGCCTGATCATACAAATCACTTACCATCGTTGCCAACTAAAGCACAATTAGATTCGGTTATTTTGGCTAATGTTGTTCCTGCTGTTCATGCAGCTAAATTTGGTAGTATTGTGATTCAGGACGAAAGAGGGAGAATGAAACCGGTAAATACTTTTTCCTCAGAATTATTGCGTAAACTTAGCAAAAAAGATACCTATAAAGGTTTAAATGCAGACCAGGTGTTTGTATCGATGGTAGAAAATCCATTTATCTGGTACAGTATGCCAATTATAGAAATTCAAAGAGAAAATGATAGTATACGTAAGATATTAGGGGTTCCAAAAAGTGAAAGAAGAGTATCTTTAATAGATCTTGTAGAACCCGATGGATCTTATAAATTAACTCCTTATTTAGAAAAAGCTAGTAGTACCAATACACCTAGTAGTTTTGAAAAAGATTTTCTTAAAACTCATGAAAAGTTTTATTTGTTAAATCAGGCTTTAGGCGGAGGAATCCTAAGAGTTTTTCCGGTTCCGGGTGATGAAGGAAACAAATGGGTTTCTATGCCCGAGCTAAATGAATTTAAATTTAGCGGGATGGATTCGGTATACACCAGACAGATTATTCCGATTTATCGCCAGTCTTTACGAGAAGCAAGAAAAACAGGGGATTATAGCAAACCTGATCAATATATTGAAAGTATTAAAAGTTTTCAGAAAAAATTTGGAAACGAAGTATTACCAACGGATAAAAAAATCGAAGCAGAAATTGCACTGAATAAATATGATATTTTTAGAACACTATATCGATACTATGGAGTAATAGGCCTACTGCTAATGATCTTTGTAGTTGTTAGAATATTTAAGGATTCTAAAATTGTAAGAGCTTTAATAAATAGTGCAATTGGTATCGTTATTCTTCTTTTTATTCTACATACTGCGGGATTGATAATACGTTGGTATGTTTCGGGACATGCACCATGGAGTGATGCGTATGAATCTATGATTTATGTTGGATGGACAACCCTGGCAATTGGCCTCGCTTTTGGAAAAAGAAGTAACCTTACCATTGCAGCTACCACCTTTGTGGCGGCAATCATCTTGTTTTTTGCTCATGAAAACTGGACAGATCCTGCAATTGCAAATTTACAACCTGTATTAGATTCATATTGGGTATTAATTCATGTGTCTATTATTGTAGGTAGCTATGGCCCATTCTTTGTCGGAGCAATTTTAGGAATCCTATCATTGTTATTAATGATATTGACAACAGAATCTAATAAGAAACGAATGGATCTTAATATTAAAGAGATAACCATTATCAATGAGATGGCACTTACTATTGGATTAGTAATGCTTACTATTGGTAATTTCCTGGGCGGAATGTGGGCTAATGAGAGTTGGGGACGATACTGGGGTTGGGATCCAAAAGAAACATGGGCTTTGATAAGTATTATGGTATATGCTTTTATAATACATATGCGATTAGTTCCCGGATTACGGGGAAGATGGTGGTTTAATCTGGCTTCAGTTATTGCTGTCTATAGTATTTTAATGACATATTTTGGAGTTAATTTTTACCTCAAAGGGTTGCATTCATATGCTAGTGGAGATAAAGTAATTACACCCAATGCAGTCTACTATTCTATTGCCTTTTTAGCTCTACTAGGCATAGTTTCATATTGGAGAAACAAAGTGCATTATAAGAAAGCTAAAAAAGCAATTTCTACAAAGAAATAATCATATCTTTTATTTCTGATATCTCCAAAATTCATTTCTGTGATATCTTGATAATCATCTTATGATTTTATATTAAAAGATAGATTTACATATTCTTTTTGCGATTATTGAAAATAATTTTAAGAAGGATAATGAGGTTAAATGCAGTGTTTACTACAGTTTTTATGTTTTTTTTAAGATCATCTTAAAAAAAAATAAAAAAAATATTCATCAGTCCCGAAAAATGGGACTCATTACTCGTATTCTTGTACTGTAATAAATAATTAGAGAGTATTATCTAGTATAGGAGAAGCAATTTTGAAGAAAGCGATACATTTTATAAAGTAGCACATTCAGAACTTCTTTATTTAGATCAGACTTTGATGTTGTAGTATCTAAAACTAATGTAATAACGCTTTCACTAATGCAAAAAAAATTAGGTAACAAGTATAGTTTTTATGTAGTGATGTTAGATTATTATTACTTAATAGATTTAAATAAAATTTTAAGAGATGAAGTATTTTTTTAAGTGTTTAACATTCAATTATTTTACTGTTTTTTACTTAAAAACACCAATTCTGTTAAAGATAAGTTAACCATAAATTGTTTTATTTTGATTTGAAAAAATAGTATGTTTGCCCGAGTAATAAGATTAATATAAAACCCCATTAATTTTAATGCTAGTCCTACAAATAATTTCATAAATATTAAAAAGAATATTGCTTAGAAAAATCTACTTAAGTGCTTGTTTTTGAGTGATTTGTCTTGATTTTAGCTGATAGCGTTAAGTTGTTGGATAGGGAGATATTTGGCTTATTTTAAAACCGTTTTTGACATTAATAAAAAGTAACTAACTGACTAAAAATAAAAAATAAATGAAGCAGATAAAAGCACGCCTTGGTGATTCTATTGCATTTGTCTTAACAGTATTTTTAACTCTTGTTTTAACATTTCCTTTACTGGCTCAAGTTTCTTCAACAGAACGCCAGGCATTAATAGATTTTTATAATGCCACTAATGGAAATAATTGGAAAAATACGATAGAGGGAAATCAACCTTGGTTGATTAATGACCCTAATTCTTTAGTAAGTGATTGGTATGGTGTTACAATACTTAATGGTAAGGTTACCAAATTAAGTTTTTTTAAAAATAATCTAACCGGTACTCTGCCAAACTCAATAGGAGATTTATCTTCTATAAATCAATTAATACTTAGTGGTAATGATATTGGAGGAGAATTACCTGCAAGCTTGGGGCAAATGACAGGGTTACAATCACTTCATTTGAGTGGCAATGAATTTTCTGGGGCAATACCAATAGCAGCATTATTAAATGCACCAGGTTTGTCACGTTTATATTTTGATGGTAATAATTTTTCAGGTACGATTCCACCTCAATTGGGGCAATTAGCAAATCTTACGTTTATTAATATGGGCTACAATCAGTTAACAGGAACGATTCCGGTTGAACTGGCACAGCTTTCAAAATTAGGTTCTTTATACTTATCAAATAATAAGTTTACAGGGGCTATACCACAAGAATTAGGACAATTAGCTAGTCTCCAAAAACTTTCCTTGGCAAGTAATGAACTTACAGGAGTTATTCCTGAAAGTCTAGCTTTATTAACCAACCTGGGATCTCTATCACTAGGTGGTAACCAACTTACAGGAACTATTCCTCCACAATTAGGGCAGTTATCAAAATTATATGCTCTAAGTCTAAACAATAATAATTTAACCGGGACATTACCATCAGAACTAGGACAATTAGTAAATATGAAACGTCTTTATGTTTCTGATAATCAGATATCTGGTGGTATACCTACTAGTTTTGGGCAGATGTCAAAATTAGAAAATTTACAATTAGGAAAGAATCAGCTTACCGGTAGCATTCCTTCAGAAATGGGATTATTGTCTAATGTGGTGAGAATTGGCTTGTCGAGTAATAAAATTAGTGGTAACATACCTTCAGAACTAGGTCAATTAACAAAAATAGAGCATATTCACTTTCATAATAATGACTTAACCGGTTCGATTCCTATATCATTTAAACAATTGGTTAATTTAAAAGCATTATACCTTTATAATAATAGCCTTTCTGGGAAAATTCCAACAGAAATAAGTACGTTACCCAAGCTAAGTAATTTTGGGATTTCGGGTAATCAATTTGTGTTTTCTGATTTCCAACCTGAGTTCGCTGCATATCAAGCAAACTTATCTAGTTTTACTTATAATAATCAGAAAAATGCAGATGTCGA
The sequence above is a segment of the Aquimarina spinulae genome. Coding sequences within it:
- the ccsA gene encoding cytochrome c biogenesis protein is translated as MQDKLASILFSTRLMAVLFIVFAFSMGVGTFLEDAHGTTASRIWVYNTWWFEAIMVFFVINFCGNIVRYKLYKKDKWATLLLHLSFILIIIGAFVTRYISYEGVMPIREGETTSTFLSEKTYLSVFLDGEINGEPRRRIITEALELAEATNNDFTIHTDYNKQPVTITYQNYIQGAEMGLVETEDGENYLKVVEAGDGNRHDHFLREGEVSNIHNILVSFNKPTKGAINITYKNDDYFIESPFDGSFLRMADQMQGLVFKDSLQPLMLRSLYQTAGMQFVIPDPVITGKYDVVPIEVKDKGQEDALVLNISTNGENKEIKLLGGKGYNNDMTKISLGGLDMYFSYGSKQMELPFSLKLNDFIAEKFPGTKNVYKSFKSKVDIVEGNSSQPYDIYMNHVLDHKGYRFFQASFDPDEKGTVLSVNHDRWGTWITYAGYMLLYLGLMLILFTKGSRFKEIEDKLSKIKKKKKALTIFLALIVSTFSFAQDQSQPDHTNHLPSLPTKAQLDSVILANVVPAVHAAKFGSIVIQDERGRMKPVNTFSSELLRKLSKKDTYKGLNADQVFVSMVENPFIWYSMPIIEIQRENDSIRKILGVPKSERRVSLIDLVEPDGSYKLTPYLEKASSTNTPSSFEKDFLKTHEKFYLLNQALGGGILRVFPVPGDEGNKWVSMPELNEFKFSGMDSVYTRQIIPIYRQSLREARKTGDYSKPDQYIESIKSFQKKFGNEVLPTDKKIEAEIALNKYDIFRTLYRYYGVIGLLLMIFVVVRIFKDSKIVRALINSAIGIVILLFILHTAGLIIRWYVSGHAPWSDAYESMIYVGWTTLAIGLAFGKRSNLTIAATTFVAAIILFFAHENWTDPAIANLQPVLDSYWVLIHVSIIVGSYGPFFVGAILGILSLLLMILTTESNKKRMDLNIKEITIINEMALTIGLVMLTIGNFLGGMWANESWGRYWGWDPKETWALISIMVYAFIIHMRLVPGLRGRWWFNLASVIAVYSILMTYFGVNFYLKGLHSYASGDKVITPNAVYYSIAFLALLGIVSYWRNKVHYKKAKKAISTKK